One Nicotiana sylvestris chromosome 12, ASM39365v2, whole genome shotgun sequence genomic window carries:
- the LOC104227833 gene encoding uncharacterized protein produces the protein MKMQAAVAALAVVLQEWKVFELRNGYEVKLRAIQGIGYTFSGVIEVVELVARHRLHHGLGDALIYGILLNKYGFVGQVITKHNLIMRQSSNLDRKDHGYSSFIAGAMEIFSGERASKIVYQFFKADNSSFDGCEHVKELAQESMVIGLAMHTCTEVEFENISSIASSGVNNRAIIIAGKGNIVLVSDENGTGKTGTTTVFMCYLACFGGHRTIERRAVEQQVLESYPVLDALGSTKTVINTNSNHRSEFVEIQFVRNGKTTDVAPKGHPESFHHLSHLKFYELLAVGVARNTFETRMTENYWY, from the coding sequence ATGAAGATGCAGGCTGCAGTAGCTGCACTTGCTGTTGTGTTACAAGAGTGGAAAGTATTTGAATTGAGGAATGGATATGAGGTGAAGCTTCGAGCAATACAGGGTATTGGTTATACATTTTCTGGTGTCATTGAAGTGGTAGAGTTGGTTGCACGTCATAGATTACATCATGGCCTAGGCGATGCATTAATTTATGGTATTCTCTTGAATAAGTATGGGTTTGTAGGGCAGGTTATAACTAAACATAATCTGATAATGCGGCAGAGTTCTAATCTAGATCGAAAAGATCATGGTTATAGTTCGTTTATAGCAGGTGCAATGGAAATATTTAGTGGAGAGCGCGCTTCTAAAATAGTTTACCAGTTCTTCAAGGCAGATAATTCTAGCTTCGACGGGTGTGAGCATGTTAAGGAATTAGCACAAGAATCCATGGTTATAGGTCTTGCTATGCATACTTGTACAGAGGTTGAATTTGAGAACATATCTTCAATTGCTAGTTCTGGTGTTAATAACAGGGCAATAATCATTGCGGGCAAAGGCAATATTGTCTTAGTTAGTGATGAAAATGGTACCGGCAAAACTGGAACTACTACAGTGTTTATGTGCTATCTTGCCTGTTTTGGTGGTCATAGAACCATTGAACGGCGGGCTGTGGAACAACAAGTTTTGGAGTCATATCCAGTTCTTGACGCACTTGGCAGTACCAAAACAGTTATAAATACAAACTCAAACCATCGAAGTGAATTTGTGGAGATTCAGTTTGTCCGAAATGGAAAGACAACTGATGTAGCACCCAAGGGGCATCCAGAATCATTTCACCATCTCAGTCATTTAAAATTCTATGAACTCCTAGCTGTTGGTGTTGCTCGGAATACTTTTGAGACAAGGATGACTGAAAATTATTGGTATTAG